One Deltaproteobacteria bacterium DNA window includes the following coding sequences:
- a CDS encoding TetR/AcrR family transcriptional regulator has product MASLSFDKNQPGNQEQNGNAVRNRLLDAALRLFARKGFESASVRELAEAADVTRPTLYYHFGSKEGLYLELVERLCETVEDSILRSLASEGAALDRLRSFVLNIVDSVIEDTDSQRLFFIIVLDPRRTSLSSFHERMRNFIAAILELLLEEGVEKGEFEIENVGHVTRVILAYLDSFIHNQIFLRPKNGRDETERLLDKLLEHIEWSTTA; this is encoded by the coding sequence ATGGCATCGTTGAGCTTCGACAAGAACCAACCCGGAAACCAGGAACAGAACGGGAATGCCGTCCGGAATCGGCTGCTGGATGCGGCGCTGCGACTGTTTGCCCGCAAGGGATTCGAATCGGCGAGCGTGCGCGAACTCGCCGAGGCAGCGGATGTGACCCGGCCGACACTCTATTACCATTTCGGGAGCAAGGAAGGACTCTACCTCGAACTGGTGGAACGATTGTGCGAAACGGTCGAGGATTCGATCCTCCGCTCGTTAGCTTCGGAGGGCGCCGCACTGGATCGACTGAGATCCTTCGTATTGAATATCGTGGACTCCGTCATCGAGGATACCGACAGCCAGCGGCTCTTCTTCATCATCGTCCTGGATCCCCGCCGAACCAGCCTGTCCTCCTTCCACGAACGAATGAGAAATTTCATCGCAGCCATTCTGGAATTGCTGTTGGAAGAAGGAGTCGAAAAAGGGGAATTCGAGATCGAAAATGTCGGACATGTCACGAGGGTGATATTGGCATACCTGGATTCCTTCATCCATAACCAGATCTTTCTTCGCCCGAAGAACGGTCGGGATGAAACGGAAAGGCTGCTGGACAAGCTGCTCGAACACATCGAGTGGAGTACCACTGCCTGA